One Streptomyces fagopyri DNA window includes the following coding sequences:
- a CDS encoding phosphotransferase family protein, whose protein sequence is MTSRSRDRVADVRSVVVAHMPDYWIESVAPLGEGLDNLAYEVNGELIVRFSKEPDLARRTALVSHEARVLAAVADISPLPVPEPAFTVAEQGCLAYRKLPGTPLLDMPRHRRSAHGTSIAATLGELLAALHAVPVDRLAGLVEADHQPPAEWRHVATENYATVAGRVPVAHRGPVEAFLGAAPPHGGCTPAFSHNDLGIEHVLIDPATWTVTGIIDWSDAAVVDPAHDFGLLLRDLGPAAVRAALSGCRTDTDGLAALSERAVFYARCSVFEDLAHGIETGQGKYVDKSLAALEWLFPT, encoded by the coding sequence ATGACCAGTCGCAGCCGTGACCGCGTCGCAGACGTCCGCAGCGTCGTGGTCGCGCACATGCCCGACTATTGGATCGAGTCCGTCGCGCCGCTCGGCGAGGGACTGGACAATCTGGCGTACGAGGTCAACGGTGAGCTGATCGTGCGCTTCAGCAAGGAACCCGACCTGGCACGGCGGACCGCCCTGGTGAGCCACGAGGCCCGGGTGCTCGCCGCCGTCGCCGACATCTCGCCCCTGCCCGTCCCCGAACCGGCGTTCACGGTCGCGGAGCAGGGATGCCTGGCCTACCGCAAGCTCCCCGGCACGCCCCTGTTGGACATGCCCCGGCACCGGCGATCGGCGCACGGCACGTCGATCGCCGCCACGCTCGGTGAGCTGCTCGCCGCGCTGCATGCCGTTCCGGTCGATCGGCTGGCCGGTCTGGTGGAAGCGGACCACCAGCCGCCGGCCGAGTGGCGACACGTGGCCACGGAGAACTACGCGACGGTAGCCGGGCGGGTACCGGTGGCGCACCGCGGACCCGTCGAGGCGTTCCTGGGCGCCGCACCACCGCACGGCGGATGCACCCCGGCGTTCTCCCACAACGATCTGGGGATCGAGCACGTTCTGATCGACCCGGCCACCTGGACGGTGACCGGCATCATCGACTGGAGCGACGCGGCCGTCGTCGATCCGGCCCATGACTTCGGGCTGCTCCTCCGCGACCTCGGCCCTGCCGCCGTCCGCGCCGCCCTCAGCGGCTGTCGAACCGACACCGACGGCCTCGCGGCTCTCAGCGAGCGCGCCGTGTTCTACGCCAGGTGCAGTGTCTTCGAGGACCTGGCACACGGCATCGAGACGGGACAGGGCAAGTACGTCGACAAGAGCCTCGCCGCGCTGGAATGGCTGTTCCCGACG